The sequence below is a genomic window from Bombus pascuorum chromosome 15, iyBomPasc1.1, whole genome shotgun sequence.
TGCAACAGCATTTTTAATGGACAAGCCTAATGCGAGTTTCAGTTGCTAACAACATCGTTCAATTGCGATAACAACCGGTTGCGAAAATCTCAAGAGCTTCTTCTGAAATATATCCTTGCTTTGGCTAACATCAATTTTCTGATAATTTGGTAGTACAACTGCTTGGGCAATACTTCATAGAAAATACAGCATCAGCCAGCAACCATAATTGCAATTCCAGAGCACGTTGACAACCTTCAGACCTATTTTTCCTGTAAAGCCAATGAAATCAACTTTTTACCGTAGAATTTGACCTTCCTAATTCGATATGGGTATTCATTACCAATTGCTATTTTTCACAAGAATACTTTCTGCATCACCATCAATCTCCATCCTCCGCTAAATCGCTTTATTATAACTATCAGTGCTACTGTAAGTGTGactattaaaaaacaataaaaagtaaacgctgttattttttattgttttagttaaCACCGCGGTGGAGACACCGAGAAATCTTCTCATCAACGCGACTAAACTCACCACTGGTTACAGTAGGTATTCTAAACTAGAAGCTCATGAGAGTGTTGCACGACTTGTAGAAACTTTTCACGAATACATTATATTGAAAATCTGTTTCAAACTTTGTCAATGTAATTAATAGATTGCGGAtttctatgcatttatgggaaatttgaaaatgtaaaatcgtACAGAAGGCACAtagtatagaaaaatatataaaattttcaaagtataatgCTTTCTATAAATAGGTAAGAGAATTTTCTATCtatatgtatgaaaatatgaatttgcataaaaaacCGCAGTCTACTAATCATGATAgtcaaatttcatttacaacgctaatgaaattttcacatGGTTTTGTACAACACACATAGTGTATTTACGAAAAGTTTGAATGCTTTCGTGAGCCAGTGTATGTAATTACTGCAATCGACACTAATTGAGCAAAGGACAGTTGACAGCGCAGCCTCGAAGGGTCTGGAGTTGAAAATTCGAAGGTTCATAGACAAACTTCGTACCAGAATGCCCTATGGGATACCGGAACTTGGAATCCCACCTTTAGAACCGTATCGTCTTGATGAACTGGACATACATGTAGACAATTCGGACATAGGGAAGTAAGTTAGAGGATTGATTAAGTCTTTGGTCACGTTGAAGGTCCTGAAGAATTCCTAAGCCACCGTCTATGCTTTAATCCGATGTACTTTGAATATCAAATGATTTTCTGTCACATTTACGCTATTGAAAGAAGTCGAGCGAACTTCCTGGAAGTTGTTGGTATGTTTGCTAATGAACGACTTCATGACTCTGTCAGACTTCTGAAGTTTGCGAGAACCTGAGATTATATGGATAAGTTTAGGAATTCTCCATATAGAGAAAGTTGAGACTAGGAAGTCACGTTTGCTGGAGAGTTTCATGCAAATGTGTGAAAAATCAGCCGAACTTGACTTACGTGAGTCTTACGTACTCAAATACCGTGTATTCAAACTATTTCAAGCTTCTAAGTGctcaaaaaatttaatttttatgttgaaCCCGTTTTGGAATACCAAGTCCAATTTTTCGGCCATCAgactgaaataaataaatacatacatagatattgaacttttttttttacgtctGCTTATTGTTAGGAATATTTGCAAAGCAAGATAAAAAGGAACATCCTGTATGAGAGGAAAAATAACCTTTTATATAATACCTATTCTCACGCTATCTGTTCAAATTAGTGGCTAACATTGTATTGAATTTTTCAGCATATCCATCGTTTTGGAGGATATCGTGCTGTACAACTTGTCGACCTTCATAGTCAACAAGGCGAAACTATCCTTGATCGGACCAACGTTTGCGGCGAATATTTCTATTCCGGAAATATACGCGGAGGGCCTTTACAATATATCCGGAGTACTGGGGAACACAGTCGATTTGAAAGGTGCTGGGTCTTTCAAAGCGAATGTATATGATTTCCAACTGTATGTGAACAGCTTATTGGGATTTCACAAAGGAGTGTACTTGAAGACCTTTGACATGGACTTTTCATTGAGATCCATCGATATCAATTTGGGAAATTTCATGGATGATGATGAATTGTCCGACGTCATGAACAAGGTGGGATCACTTTATCAAATTACCGATAGTTAGTGGTTGGTTTGTAATTTAGGAGCTTTAGCGGattgaattagaaatagacTCGAATTCGAGTACATGGCTTATGCAACATCTAttgaggaaaaagaagaaaaagactaaggtataaataatttgtaaccaactttgctaattttatttttcaataattcacaataatttgtattattattatattcactGTGCGAAGAAGATGATCAAGcagaaaagtaattttagATCTCTGATAGattgaattaattagaaaacagTACATTTTAGTACTTATCTTCTGTACCATGgtttgaagaaaagaaaaaatagatcaggatacaaataatttgtaataaaaatcttatcaatttttatttacttcgatatttcttacgaatttttattgttgtaatatttgttttgttGAAGAAGTTGTTAAAGCAGAAAATTCGAGATGATATagctatttatttaatttcaatgttcGAATGTAACTAATTGACAGGGCAGAAGGGCCGTGAAATTGAACTTGCATGCATTTATCCGTAGGTCTTTAAGGAGTTAACACCAAAGGTCATAGAAGTTATCAAGCCGGACATACTTCCGGGTATCCAGAGTTATGTAGGTAGCAAAATTAACGAGACCGTCCATCAAATTACCCTGAAGGACATAATTAGTGTGCTGGGCAATAACGAAATCCGAGAATTTACGCATATTATTCCGgtctaaatatatttctaatgaaTTCTATCATTtgtaaaaagtttaaaaaataataccaaCGATAtttaactatatatatgtgtagatttggatatttaatagaagcaaaataattttaagattttaagaatttatagaattcaatttagtatgtttttaatttaaagtcaAAGATAgtcatttgtttcattctttttgaaagatcttacaaaatttgtcaatagttacattttgaaaaattatacttcaaTAAAATAGTCGTTGGgagtatttattaaattatgactATCATAAAGTAGgttctttaaaaaatgattttagatatgaaaattttgttatataaaaatagaatttcttaaGGCAGCACAAACGTTGATGTTTCTTTAAGTATGCTTTTTTGAAGTAAATCTTGTCTgtatttcttacaattttggAGATATTTAGTGATAAGTAGAGTGTGGTTCTTCAATCTTGTAGTTTGTTATAGAAACTTGTGTAAGTCTTTTAGTAATGCTGTTATAACGTTGTTCTGAATGTTCCaacatgtttttaaaaatgtactttactatATGGGAAATATACAAGttcttattacgtatatacagAGTAGTATCTGTTTTCGCCTCTCTTCTTGTATTCTAGCCACTTTCACCAGTCCTTCAAATATTCCATACACTTTCTGTATATTACACGCCATATCTTATCGAACGTTTAATGTTTTTATCATTCACAAactataaaagtaaaaaagtaaaagtatttataatgTCGTGTCGCGAAGGAAACATGAAGATAAACTGGGTATTAAAGaatgttttaaagaaattccAAGCTCTTTATCAACAATAATACAAATGTAAAACGAGACACTAGTTTTCCACTCAGATTCAATGAACTTGCGCCGAGGGACAAAATTGGTACACTTCATGCTTAATTCATTGATTCACGTGCCAGCCGAGAGTGGCATTCTTAATTTCTCGGCATAGAGTGTGAAAGTGTCTGGTCCTTGAGTCAAGTCTCGTTTACTTATCTGCTCGTATCATTTATTAACTATCTAAATCATTGATTCCGTCATAACTAATTATTGATTGTTATGAcgataataatgtaatacagtAATTTGGACTCTTTTGGTACTTCTAATATAGTAGTGTATATGTATTATCTTCTAGTAGCTTAGAATATATtgttcatatatatacattgtatgtagtatgtacatattatatgtatcgtaaataataaaaattaacgtaatttaaaataatacaagtaaCTTCAGTTTATGTTGATAAAAGTAACgagttattaagaaaaatgtattttgaaGCATGTCGATCGTCAATTACACTCAAGTTAACACAACTAACCGATTTTTCTACGTATTATTCATTAATCTTTCAAATACCATAACTAATTAGGCAATTTTTAACAGGAAGATCATAAAACAGCAGCATCAAGAATCAAGATGGAAGATAGAAGAACTGCGCAGTCACAAGTAATCCGATGATAATCAAGTAAATGTCTAGTCATTCATAATCGATGCTAATGATAGCTTGCCCTGTTAAGATTAACGACAGGCCAATAACCAGATTTGCTTATCGgcttattaaaaagttatcgGCTCGTTGGTATAATTTTCCCGGACTAATTAACGTGTGATACCTtcttgaagaaagaaaaacattcTGAAGGTACTTCAAACttcgaacgaagaaatttttattatgatttttttttcctttttcctatCTTCCTATATATATCTCGTTGTatgataagaaaattttcacgatAATTGTTAATTGCTTCTTGATCCACACCGATAACAGTAAACGCTTCTACGCTTGATAATTTATGGATTATTATGAACGTTGATTGTACAGCGATTACTGAAATGTGATGGTTTAGAATATTGATAGTCATGCTGAAAGAGATTGATGAGCCAGAATTGCTTTTGTCAATTTGAGGGGCGTTTTTCTATGCCTCCTATGATAGGAATAAAAATCAAGCGACGCATGTAACATGCTATGTAGTCGAGCACTGTTTGATATTCCCTTTATCGCTTTGCTTTGCTTTGCTCTGAAACAAAGGCAACTTCGTTTGTTTCTTAATTGAACAATGGGAATAAACATCTAAACATAGTGACTTGATTAAATAGTCCTTGTATTGTAATTGTAACTTACTAGAGAAATAGCAGAATATTCTTCTGAGAAAATTCCAGAATTGTAAACCGAAGAAAATTCAATACTTATtacttcaataattttataatttacataacaatttttctgtttcgtaattagaatatttattactttaatcAAAGTCCTGGCAGATCTCATCACATTCCCTTTATTCATTAGAACAATGTTTTCAATCAAAGAAGATTATTCGACATCTGTTACTTtagattttacaaatttattaattagaatactTTCAGAGATTGAATTATTCGTGTTTCTAGAAACATTCCAATAGAGAGGAAAATTCCTATTGTCTCATCGCTCTTTATTTAGATGAATTTTAGTAAGatcgaacgtgaaataatTCCTGTCAATTTCACTTCTTCTCTTGCCTGATTTTACTGTAAATACAAAACATTGGATTGGTTCTTGAACATCCCCAACTATAAAAGCGGCCCAAGCTTTAGCTAACAATAGATTGTGATCGAGTCGCGACGAGTCCATTATCATCGTTATCGACGCTATTCTACAATATCGTTATCGTCGATCGCCAAATACTTGCACGTGCTCCAcctcttttatatttcgagTGGTCCGTTTCGAAGATAATTCTCTGTGACCCCTTTTCACCCTTCTATCTCAATGATCAATATCGATTAACTCCAAAATTTAGGATTCTTATTTATACATCTGT
It includes:
- the LOC132914829 gene encoding uncharacterized protein LOC132914829 isoform X1: MHVSKEIIIAVLAIQMVSSESEGLPRILGGIENVANSATAFLSGLLQRQKELIHRVTDTASNYINTAVETPRNLLINATKLTTGYIDSAASKGLELKIRRFIDKLRTRMPYGIPELGIPPLEPYRLDELDIHVDNSDIGNISIVLEDIVLYNLSTFIVNKAKLSLIGPTFAANISIPEIYAEGLYNISGVLGNTVDLKGAGSFKANVYDFQLYVNSLLGFHKGVYLKTFDMDFSLRSIDINLGNFMDDDELSDVMNKVFKELTPKVIEVIKPDILPGIQSYVGSKINETVHQITLKDIISVLGNNEIREFTHIIPV
- the LOC132914829 gene encoding uncharacterized protein LOC132914829 isoform X2, which gives rise to MHVSKEIIIAVLAIQMVSSESEGLPRILGGIENVANSATAFLNTAVETPRNLLINATKLTTGYIDSAASKGLELKIRRFIDKLRTRMPYGIPELGIPPLEPYRLDELDIHVDNSDIGNISIVLEDIVLYNLSTFIVNKAKLSLIGPTFAANISIPEIYAEGLYNISGVLGNTVDLKGAGSFKANVYDFQLYVNSLLGFHKGVYLKTFDMDFSLRSIDINLGNFMDDDELSDVMNKVFKELTPKVIEVIKPDILPGIQSYVGSKINETVHQITLKDIISVLGNNEIREFTHIIPV